One Acinetobacter colistiniresistens DNA segment encodes these proteins:
- a CDS encoding spinster family MFS transporter codes for MDKHSTEPKQAQSNLYAWYVVLLCMLAYIFSFIDRQILALMIEPIKADLGLSDTQFSLLHGLAFSLFYAFMGLPLAYLADRFSRPKIIAIGVVFWSIATAFCGLSKNFVQLFFSRMGVGVGEAALSPAAYSMFSDMFSKDKLGRAVAVYSIGSFVGGGIAFLVGGYVIGLLKNMDSIMVPVFGALKAWQAAFIIVGLPGVFIGLLVLLTVREPQRKGQRLNAQGQVEKTSMKDAFKFIKKHGRTFKCHYLGFTFYAMALYCLISWSPAFYMRKFGLTPTEAGYMLGSVLLVANILGVFCAGWLNDWFIQKGRKDAPMITGVIGIVGLILPIMIFTQVNELWLSVVFLVPAMFFASFPMPISTTAMQMLAPNQLRAQISAVFLLISNLVAVGIGTTLVALITDKVFENPLMVGMSLSIVGTISCVLAFILLKKGCQAFSDSMQQEHAS; via the coding sequence ATGGATAAGCATTCAACTGAGCCGAAACAAGCTCAATCAAATCTCTATGCATGGTATGTGGTTTTGCTCTGCATGCTGGCTTATATCTTTTCATTTATTGATCGGCAAATACTGGCGCTGATGATCGAGCCGATTAAAGCAGATCTCGGACTTTCAGATACGCAGTTTAGTTTATTACACGGTTTGGCTTTTTCACTGTTTTATGCCTTTATGGGCTTACCTTTGGCCTATCTGGCAGACCGTTTTTCACGACCAAAAATCATTGCCATCGGGGTGGTCTTTTGGAGTATTGCAACGGCATTTTGTGGGCTGAGTAAGAACTTTGTTCAGCTATTTTTCAGTCGTATGGGAGTGGGTGTAGGTGAGGCTGCTTTGTCTCCAGCAGCCTATTCAATGTTTAGTGATATGTTTAGTAAGGATAAGCTTGGACGTGCTGTTGCAGTGTATTCAATTGGTTCTTTTGTCGGCGGCGGGATCGCTTTTCTAGTCGGTGGCTATGTGATTGGCTTACTGAAAAATATGGATAGCATCATGGTTCCGGTTTTTGGTGCGCTTAAGGCATGGCAAGCGGCCTTTATTATTGTGGGTCTACCGGGTGTCTTTATTGGTCTATTGGTTTTACTCACCGTGAGAGAGCCACAACGTAAAGGTCAGCGTCTCAATGCACAGGGGCAAGTAGAAAAAACCAGTATGAAGGATGCATTCAAGTTTATTAAAAAGCATGGTCGCACCTTCAAATGTCATTACTTAGGTTTTACTTTTTACGCGATGGCGTTGTATTGCCTGATCAGTTGGTCACCTGCATTCTATATGCGTAAGTTTGGTTTAACACCGACCGAAGCAGGTTATATGCTCGGGAGTGTATTATTGGTGGCCAATATTCTAGGCGTATTTTGTGCGGGTTGGCTGAATGACTGGTTTATTCAAAAAGGCCGTAAAGATGCGCCGATGATTACAGGTGTGATTGGGATTGTTGGGTTAATTTTACCAATCATGATCTTTACTCAGGTCAATGAACTATGGCTATCAGTGGTGTTTTTAGTCCCTGCGATGTTCTTTGCTTCATTCCCGATGCCGATTTCAACCACGGCCATGCAAATGTTGGCGCCGAACCAGTTACGCGCACAAATCTCAGCGGTATTCCTATTGATCAGTAATCTGGTTGCCGTTGGGATTGGCACCACATTGGTGGCACTCATTACCGATAAGGTGTTTGAAAATCCGCTCATGGTCGGCATGTCACTGTCGATTGTGGGCACGATTTCTTGTGTGTTGGCCTTTATCCTATTGAAAAAAGGCTGTCAGGCATTTAGTGACAGTATGCAGCAGGAACATGCATCTTGA
- a CDS encoding DUF4440 domain-containing protein encodes MALVKEQAIESIHSMHVLIENIFSGKHAEQDLPRLIAYFADHFEMVGAAGKRISLEQVKGLFANNQGKMPDIQIEIYDEQVLMQKPDTIVLTYTEKHSKASGVLIRRSCALIEEIDGKMLWSYLQETFLP; translated from the coding sequence ATGGCCCTTGTAAAAGAACAAGCAATCGAAAGCATTCATAGCATGCACGTGCTGATTGAAAACATTTTTAGTGGCAAACATGCTGAACAAGACCTTCCCCGACTGATCGCCTATTTTGCTGATCATTTTGAAATGGTCGGTGCGGCAGGCAAGCGTATTTCACTCGAACAAGTAAAAGGCTTATTTGCCAATAATCAGGGCAAAATGCCCGATATCCAGATTGAAATCTATGACGAACAGGTCTTGATGCAAAAGCCCGATACAATTGTGCTGACCTATACGGAAAAGCATAGCAAAGCCTCTGGTGTTCTGATTCGACGCTCATGCGCACTCATTGAAGAGATTGATGGCAAAATGCTGTGGAGTTATCTGCAAGAAACCTTCTTGCCATAA
- a CDS encoding LysR family transcriptional regulator, which translates to MQVSLPALKAFESAARLGSFKLAAEELALTPTAISHHIANLEARFNVDLFHREVRKIVLTEVGERLAKQISAGFRTIEDAVNELGQVSHAIRISTTSSLAALVLIPALHEFSEHRPELSVEVSTGEALDNQLYHLPIRLGNTKAVPASEIIRYETFNLYGRQQIDLLNANDAPLVVFTTAWKNKALAAPPLEQWCRQNGIALSKIVVKSFDQELFGIQEALAGNGWVFASSTLMNRLLKQQQIQQCQTQSIQSDLCYYVPNKENIHHQKMNDFIAWLMQKLNQ; encoded by the coding sequence ATGCAAGTTTCATTACCAGCATTAAAAGCATTTGAATCAGCTGCCCGTTTAGGCAGTTTTAAATTGGCGGCTGAAGAGCTTGCACTGACACCGACAGCAATTTCGCATCATATTGCGAATCTTGAAGCGCGGTTCAATGTGGATTTATTCCACAGAGAAGTCAGAAAAATTGTACTCACAGAAGTCGGAGAGAGATTAGCAAAGCAAATTTCTGCAGGATTCAGGACAATTGAGGATGCTGTAAATGAGCTGGGACAGGTCAGCCATGCGATTCGCATAAGTACCACCTCTTCATTGGCAGCACTGGTTTTAATTCCGGCATTGCATGAATTTTCAGAACATCGTCCAGAGCTTTCGGTTGAAGTTTCCACAGGGGAAGCATTAGACAATCAGCTCTATCATTTACCGATTCGTTTGGGCAATACCAAGGCTGTTCCAGCATCTGAAATTATTCGCTACGAAACATTTAATCTATACGGCAGACAGCAGATCGATCTGTTAAACGCGAATGATGCGCCACTGGTTGTTTTTACCACGGCTTGGAAAAATAAAGCTTTGGCTGCACCGCCCTTAGAACAATGGTGTAGGCAAAATGGTATCGCCTTATCGAAGATTGTGGTGAAAAGCTTTGATCAAGAGCTATTTGGCATTCAGGAGGCATTGGCAGGAAATGGCTGGGTATTTGCTTCTAGTACCTTGATGAACCGATTACTGAAACAGCAACAGATCCAGCAATGTCAGACCCAGTCAATTCAATCTGATCTCTGCTATTACGTTCCAAATAAAGAAAATATTCACCATCAAAAAATGAATGATTTTATTGCATGGCTAATGCAAAAATTAAATCAATAA
- a CDS encoding FMN-dependent NADH-azoreductase: MSTILHIDASIRNITNPNPSHNSISKNIAHRFIQTWEKHSLIDEYIYRDIGINPPPFITQAWMGAAFTPEEKRTTEQKELLTLSDQLIAEIVVADLIVISSPMYNYGMPAQLKAWFDQIARVNKTFDFDLSRGDFPLQPLLSGKTLVIISSSGEFGFEKGGIREQMSHLAPHLYTVSKYLGVEKIYEIAAEYQEFADDRHLKSLANAYLQAEELALQLSHFSHKTVELKKAIHT; encoded by the coding sequence ATGAGCACAATATTACATATCGATGCCAGTATTCGTAACATAACCAATCCAAACCCAAGTCATAATTCTATTTCAAAGAATATTGCCCATCGCTTTATCCAGACTTGGGAAAAACATTCCCTTATAGATGAATATATCTATCGTGATATCGGTATTAATCCACCACCTTTTATTACTCAAGCCTGGATGGGAGCAGCATTTACACCAGAAGAAAAAAGAACCACTGAACAAAAGGAACTCTTAACGCTTTCAGATCAACTGATTGCTGAAATTGTCGTGGCTGACCTGATTGTCATTTCCTCACCGATGTACAACTATGGCATGCCTGCTCAGTTAAAAGCATGGTTTGATCAAATCGCCCGAGTGAATAAGACCTTTGATTTTGATCTTTCGCGGGGCGATTTCCCATTACAACCGCTTTTATCAGGCAAAACGCTGGTCATTATTAGCTCTAGTGGGGAATTCGGTTTTGAAAAAGGTGGGATTAGAGAACAAATGAGTCATCTGGCTCCACACCTATATACAGTCAGCAAATATTTAGGTGTAGAAAAAATCTATGAAATTGCAGCTGAATATCAGGAATTTGCCGATGATCGGCATCTAAAGTCTCTAGCAAATGCTTATCTACAGGCTGAAGAGCTGGCTTTGCAACTCAGCCATTTTTCACATAAAACAGTCGAATTGAAGAAAGCCATTCATACTTAA
- the soxR gene encoding redox-sensitive transcriptional activator SoxR: MTLERKIDINRMLTVGEVAKRSGVAVSTLHFYESKGLIKSIRTNGNQRRFPLTVLRYIGIIKVAQKVGISLEEIKKALSVYPIGSKLTAEQWAELSTCWRKDLDERIQKLTRLRDEMDWCIGCGCLSLEQCRLRNPEDILAEEGSGPRILERERD, encoded by the coding sequence ATGACACTCGAACGAAAAATTGATATCAATCGAATGCTGACCGTCGGAGAAGTGGCAAAACGAAGTGGTGTCGCCGTTTCCACCCTACATTTTTATGAGTCCAAAGGACTGATTAAAAGTATTCGCACCAATGGCAATCAACGTCGTTTTCCTTTGACTGTGCTGCGCTATATCGGAATTATTAAAGTCGCGCAAAAAGTTGGCATTTCATTGGAGGAGATTAAAAAAGCGTTGAGTGTCTACCCGATAGGCAGCAAGTTAACGGCTGAGCAGTGGGCCGAATTATCGACCTGTTGGCGTAAGGACTTGGATGAGCGAATCCAAAAGCTGACTCGTTTAAGAGATGAAATGGACTGGTGTATTGGCTGTGGTTGTTTGTCTCTGGAGCAATGCCGTTTACGTAATCCCGAAGATATTCTGGCAGAAGAGGGTTCGGGTCCTCGCATTTTAGAGCGGGAACGAGATTGA
- a CDS encoding dihydrodipicolinate synthase family protein, with the protein MKIEGIIAYPVTPFKAGGQQLDLEALTISLNALLESHCDAIAPLGSAGESAYLSWQEWQQVAQTTIEVVNQRVPVIVGISELTTAMAIQKAKKAEELGADVIMVIPVSYWKLTDQEIYDYYQQIAESVKLPIMVYNNPATSGIDMSPELIVKMFNEIDNICMVKDSTGDIQRMHKFHALSQGKLPFYNGSNPLALEAFCAGAAGWCTAAPNLLGDLPKQLYQAIQQADLSKAQAIFYQQLPVLSFIVKGGLPKTVKSGLNLLDFSVGSPRPPLQSATGAEIEQLKGLIHAALN; encoded by the coding sequence ATGAAAATTGAAGGCATTATTGCTTATCCCGTCACGCCATTTAAAGCGGGCGGGCAACAACTTGATCTTGAGGCCCTAACGATCAGTTTAAATGCATTGCTTGAATCACACTGTGATGCGATTGCACCTTTGGGTAGTGCCGGGGAAAGTGCTTATTTGTCTTGGCAGGAATGGCAGCAGGTGGCACAAACCACCATTGAGGTGGTGAATCAGCGTGTTCCGGTGATTGTTGGAATTTCTGAACTGACCACTGCGATGGCGATTCAAAAAGCCAAGAAAGCGGAAGAATTGGGCGCAGATGTGATTATGGTGATCCCAGTGTCTTACTGGAAACTCACCGATCAGGAAATTTATGATTATTATCAACAGATTGCTGAGTCAGTGAAGTTGCCGATTATGGTCTATAACAATCCAGCCACCAGTGGGATTGATATGTCACCTGAGTTGATCGTAAAAATGTTTAATGAGATCGACAATATTTGCATGGTCAAAGACAGCACTGGTGATATTCAGCGCATGCATAAATTTCATGCCTTGAGCCAAGGAAAGTTGCCATTTTATAATGGTTCTAATCCATTGGCGCTAGAAGCCTTTTGTGCTGGGGCAGCCGGTTGGTGTACTGCTGCTCCGAATTTACTCGGTGATTTGCCAAAGCAATTGTATCAAGCGATTCAACAAGCTGATCTGTCCAAAGCGCAAGCGATATTTTATCAGCAATTACCTGTGCTGAGTTTCATTGTCAAAGGGGGCTTACCGAAAACAGTGAAATCGGGACTCAATCTATTGGACTTCTCGGTTGGTTCGCCAAGACCGCCTTTGCAAAGTGCAACAGGGGCTGAAATTGAGCAATTAAAAGGCTTGATACATGCTGCGCTAAACTAG
- a CDS encoding aldolase yields the protein MQTALLSKQQLMQTAQQNMNMIQEINYSDRQKLALTCRILFDHGHDAGLAGQITCRAEQENTFITQRFGLGFDEITAANLLVVDQDLKPLDQQGMANPANRFHTWIYQQHPEVNCIIHTHPTHIAALSILRVPLTISQMDTCALYEDCSFVGEWPGVPVGNEEGIFISEALGKNRAVLLSHHGQLVAGKSIEEACNLALLIERAARLQLLAMSAGQIQPIPHELAKEAHDWLSTDKRNKVNFAYFARKALKNHQDCIEE from the coding sequence ATGCAAACCGCATTACTCAGCAAACAGCAATTGATGCAAACTGCACAGCAGAATATGAATATGATCCAAGAGATCAATTATAGTGACCGACAGAAGTTGGCTTTAACTTGTCGTATTTTATTTGATCATGGCCATGATGCAGGCTTGGCGGGGCAAATTACCTGTCGTGCCGAACAAGAAAATACCTTTATTACACAACGTTTTGGTCTGGGCTTTGACGAAATTACCGCAGCCAATTTATTGGTGGTCGATCAAGACCTCAAACCTTTAGATCAGCAAGGCATGGCCAACCCAGCCAACCGTTTTCATACTTGGATTTATCAGCAGCATCCAGAAGTGAATTGCATTATCCATACTCATCCTACTCATATTGCAGCCTTATCGATACTACGTGTGCCACTGACCATTTCGCAAATGGATACCTGTGCTCTATATGAAGATTGCTCTTTTGTCGGTGAATGGCCGGGGGTGCCTGTCGGCAATGAAGAAGGCATTTTTATTTCTGAGGCTTTGGGAAAAAATCGAGCAGTATTGTTGTCTCATCATGGTCAATTGGTGGCTGGCAAGAGCATTGAAGAAGCCTGTAATTTAGCCCTGCTGATTGAACGTGCTGCACGTTTGCAACTATTAGCGATGTCAGCAGGTCAAATCCAGCCGATTCCACATGAACTGGCAAAAGAAGCCCATGACTGGTTGTCTACTGATAAGCGCAACAAAGTCAATTTTGCCTACTTCGCACGTAAGGCGTTGAAAAACCATCAAGATTGTATCGAGGAGTAA
- the pdxR gene encoding MocR-like pyridoxine biosynthesis transcription factor PdxR has protein sequence MQNTKSVDGLKYPVFKTYMVQISMQQPWKIRLHLEDREEKTIFLKLANQIIEEILSGRLSSGSRLSGSRSLADELKINRKTVQSVYEDLEAQGWLISKPRQGTFVAENLPELKHKKINAALALNPSTSTTRPTAVKNDGIPDTRLIPYELFSRAYRHALIRVTRSQIMGYGDPQGSIELRQALQQMLSMERFIKTTIDNIGVVRGSQMGIFLAARVLAKYPSPRKVIVVEQWSYPPAIETFLSHHYHIVRGRLDQYGLDIEHLEQLLEKHAVAAIYTTPHHQYPTTVTMAMDRRLKLLELSKSFDFYIIEDDYDHEFHYDSRPIPPLISLPHSEKVIHIGSLSKVFAPSLRIGYVVANRDIIHAMNQEILLIDKQGNIITELAMAELMQQGEIKRHIRKMRKIYQQRRDFAVNRFQAVFNDQVDINPPLGGMALWVKFKFPYRAEYNELLNQLHIDAEAHFAAESQTSNQHFHIRFGYAAINETEISNIINLLYTAFQPKA, from the coding sequence ATGCAGAATACGAAGTCAGTGGATGGGTTAAAATATCCAGTTTTTAAAACTTATATGGTCCAGATCAGCATGCAGCAGCCATGGAAGATTCGTCTTCATCTTGAAGATCGAGAAGAAAAAACCATCTTTCTCAAGTTGGCCAATCAGATTATTGAAGAGATTCTGTCTGGACGGCTCAGCTCAGGTTCACGTCTGTCTGGCTCACGCTCGCTGGCGGATGAATTAAAGATTAATCGTAAAACCGTACAGTCGGTTTATGAAGATTTAGAAGCACAAGGTTGGCTGATCTCCAAGCCAAGACAAGGCACCTTTGTGGCAGAGAATTTGCCTGAGTTAAAACATAAAAAGATCAATGCTGCACTAGCACTCAATCCGTCAACGAGTACAACTCGCCCAACAGCAGTTAAAAATGACGGCATTCCAGATACGCGTCTCATTCCCTATGAATTATTTTCACGAGCCTATCGACATGCCTTAATTCGAGTGACCCGTTCTCAAATCATGGGCTATGGCGACCCACAAGGCAGTATTGAGTTACGTCAGGCATTGCAGCAAATGCTGTCGATGGAACGCTTTATTAAAACCACAATCGACAATATTGGTGTGGTTCGCGGCAGCCAAATGGGGATTTTTTTAGCGGCTCGTGTCTTGGCCAAATACCCCTCACCACGCAAGGTGATTGTGGTGGAACAATGGTCTTATCCACCGGCGATTGAAACTTTTTTATCGCATCATTATCACATCGTTCGGGGTCGACTGGATCAGTACGGTCTTGATATTGAACATCTTGAACAACTACTAGAAAAACATGCTGTGGCTGCAATCTATACCACCCCGCATCATCAATATCCTACCACTGTGACCATGGCGATGGATCGGCGCTTAAAATTATTAGAACTCTCCAAAAGCTTTGATTTTTATATTATTGAAGATGACTACGATCACGAATTTCATTATGACAGCCGTCCGATTCCACCACTGATCAGTTTGCCACATTCAGAAAAAGTCATTCATATTGGTTCACTGTCCAAAGTGTTTGCGCCGAGTTTAAGGATTGGCTATGTGGTCGCCAATCGAGACATCATCCACGCCATGAATCAGGAGATTCTGTTGATCGATAAACAAGGCAATATCATCACCGAACTGGCGATGGCAGAACTGATGCAACAGGGAGAAATCAAACGGCATATCCGCAAGATGCGCAAAATTTATCAACAACGGCGTGATTTTGCAGTGAATCGCTTCCAAGCGGTATTTAACGATCAAGTAGACATTAACCCTCCCTTGGGAGGCATGGCGCTATGGGTCAAATTCAAATTCCCCTATCGCGCTGAATATAATGAGCTTCTGAATCAGTTGCATATTGATGCTGAAGCACATTTTGCGGCTGAAAGCCAAACATCAAATCAGCATTTTCATATCCGTTTTGGCTATGCCGCCATCAATGAAACTGAAATTTCAAACATCATCAACCTGCTCTATACTGCATTTCAGCCCAAAGCTTGA
- a CDS encoding SDR family NAD(P)-dependent oxidoreductase, translated as MSKLLPHWLKAQQKMQGCAVIVGNDVQALSPLFSPEIPVYQLQHDVTQTQPQLEVQAQRLIRVRLNLLDAAALKSVIQQIQKAGHFVDLCIFQPDFVLPEHSHPLSAEQLENYWQNTGLTAVSLAQAVIRHMLSKQQGTLIFLGTQQPVQSEQDLFSQSLSASIRALAQSLAREFHPKGIHVVYCALAHWQSTNHALMQSLQQTCWHLYQQPKSTWSQELRLGL; from the coding sequence ATGAGCAAGTTGCTACCACACTGGTTGAAAGCCCAACAAAAAATGCAGGGCTGTGCGGTGATCGTGGGTAATGATGTACAAGCGTTGAGCCCGCTTTTTAGCCCTGAAATACCTGTTTATCAACTTCAACATGATGTGACCCAAACACAGCCACAGCTTGAGGTTCAAGCACAGAGGCTGATCCGTGTTCGACTAAATCTGCTTGATGCTGCTGCGCTAAAAAGTGTTATACAGCAGATTCAGAAAGCAGGGCATTTTGTCGATTTATGCATTTTTCAGCCTGACTTTGTACTGCCTGAACATAGTCATCCTTTGTCTGCTGAACAGCTTGAGAACTATTGGCAAAATACAGGCTTAACCGCGGTGAGTCTTGCCCAAGCTGTGATTCGACACATGCTGTCCAAACAACAAGGGACTTTGATTTTTTTAGGGACTCAGCAGCCCGTTCAATCGGAGCAGGATTTATTCAGCCAAAGCCTCTCTGCCAGTATTCGAGCTTTGGCACAATCCTTGGCACGAGAGTTCCATCCTAAGGGAATTCACGTGGTCTATTGTGCGCTGGCACATTGGCAAAGTACTAACCATGCATTGATGCAATCGCTACAACAGACCTGTTGGCATCTGTATCAACAACCCAAATCGACATGGAGTCAGGAGTTACGCTTAGGATTATAA
- a CDS encoding SDR family NAD(P)-dependent oxidoreductase, translated as MNRSKQEITQPTSIVAVVGVGAEQGIGAAVCRRFAQEKFKVYVVGRTLNKVEKVAATINRQGGQAIAYALDAENEQQVRTLFDHLNSQPEALAAVIHNVGGNIPSIFLQSSLKFFSQMWRSTFLSAVLVAQRSLPIFQKQQQGTLIFTGASASLRGKPFFAAFTMGKSALRSYALNLAALYRPQNIHVAHVVVDGMVDGDRVNKALWGLGRLARLTRGTGGLNIEAIAENYWMLYQQNADLWTHELDLRPYQEKF; from the coding sequence ATGAATCGCTCGAAGCAAGAGATAACGCAGCCAACCTCGATTGTTGCGGTGGTTGGCGTAGGGGCCGAGCAAGGCATTGGTGCAGCAGTGTGTCGCCGTTTTGCTCAAGAAAAATTCAAAGTCTATGTGGTGGGGCGAACGCTCAATAAAGTTGAAAAGGTCGCCGCAACAATCAATCGGCAAGGTGGGCAGGCTATTGCTTATGCACTGGATGCTGAAAATGAGCAGCAGGTGCGGACCTTATTTGATCATTTGAACAGTCAGCCGGAAGCATTGGCCGCGGTGATACATAATGTGGGCGGTAATATTCCTTCGATCTTTTTGCAAAGCAGTCTGAAGTTTTTTAGCCAAATGTGGCGTTCCACCTTTTTATCCGCAGTGTTGGTGGCGCAGCGTAGTCTTCCCATTTTTCAAAAACAGCAGCAGGGCACCTTGATTTTTACTGGTGCCAGTGCCTCATTGCGTGGGAAACCGTTTTTTGCAGCATTTACCATGGGTAAGTCTGCGCTGAGAAGCTATGCCTTAAATTTGGCAGCGTTGTATCGCCCGCAAAATATCCATGTGGCACATGTGGTGGTGGATGGTATGGTCGATGGTGATCGTGTCAATAAAGCCTTATGGGGCTTGGGGCGGCTGGCGCGATTAACCCGCGGTACAGGTGGTTTAAATATTGAGGCAATTGCTGAAAATTATTGGATGCTCTATCAGCAAAATGCTGATTTATGGACGCATGAACTGGATCTACGTCCTTATCAGGAGAAATTCTAA
- a CDS encoding glutathione S-transferase family protein, which produces MSKVVLHQWEISPFCKKVARMLQFKGIAFETVNYNGVLGAKVPGLSKVGKVPVLDINGQRIQDSTRIARYLDEAYPDLPRLYPVEPLQKAYVELWEDWSDELLYFYEVYFRVSDADALNHAVAISAEGRPKHEVVLMKPLLKAALNLQVKMQGTGRMAKADIEAEFTRHLERIELVLGQTGWLVGESKTIADIAVGSQLLEVIRTSKIWGPKINSYPHIQHWIQQL; this is translated from the coding sequence ATGAGTAAAGTGGTCTTACATCAATGGGAAATTTCACCGTTCTGCAAGAAAGTTGCGCGGATGTTACAGTTTAAAGGCATTGCATTTGAAACCGTGAATTATAACGGCGTATTGGGGGCCAAAGTCCCAGGACTCAGCAAAGTCGGTAAAGTCCCTGTACTGGATATCAACGGACAACGGATTCAGGACAGTACCCGCATTGCCCGTTATCTGGATGAAGCATATCCAGATTTGCCACGGTTATATCCTGTGGAGCCACTACAAAAAGCTTATGTTGAATTGTGGGAAGACTGGTCGGACGAATTGTTATATTTCTATGAAGTGTATTTTCGGGTCAGTGATGCCGATGCCCTGAATCATGCGGTCGCGATTAGTGCGGAAGGTCGTCCCAAGCATGAGGTTGTACTGATGAAACCGTTGCTCAAAGCTGCGTTGAATCTGCAAGTGAAGATGCAAGGCACAGGACGAATGGCGAAGGCCGATATCGAGGCAGAATTTACTCGGCATTTAGAGCGGATCGAGTTGGTATTGGGCCAAACGGGCTGGCTCGTCGGTGAGAGCAAAACCATTGCCGATATTGCAGTCGGTTCTCAGCTGTTAGAAGTGATACGCACCAGTAAAATCTGGGGACCAAAAATTAACAGTTATCCGCATATTCAGCATTGGATACAACAATTATGA
- a CDS encoding metal-dependent hydrolase, whose translation MSASALKEKSKQKISASFPVRRMDYEFQSMPKYWCNNEPSFTHYFTGLSTLFPEGESYFVRSVRALRDQVTSNPQLDRDIGAFIGQEAMHSKEHHAFHISAQQYGLDPESLEKVTGIILKAIERTFSKKWNLLVTVGLEHYTAVLVVEMMKNVNELMTDTTIRNLWLWHSVEETEHKAVAYDMYEYLYGKGLDAYIPRIAIFSLSLLLITSFSNAYQVVLMSRDKQLLNLKSWAKFAGFTMQAYRKLVPQFFSYYRRDFHPNDTDESDIVAKTKIKIGLSAEQSTFMH comes from the coding sequence ATGTCTGCGTCAGCGTTAAAAGAAAAATCAAAGCAAAAGATATCTGCCTCATTTCCAGTCCGCCGAATGGATTATGAATTTCAGAGTATGCCCAAATACTGGTGTAATAATGAACCAAGCTTTACCCATTATTTCACAGGTCTTTCCACCTTATTTCCAGAAGGAGAGTCTTACTTTGTTCGTTCAGTCAGAGCTTTACGGGACCAAGTCACAAGCAACCCACAACTGGATCGTGATATTGGCGCATTTATTGGTCAGGAAGCCATGCATTCCAAAGAACACCATGCTTTTCATATCAGTGCACAACAATACGGGCTAGACCCTGAGTCACTGGAAAAAGTAACAGGTATCATCCTCAAAGCCATTGAACGTACTTTTTCGAAAAAGTGGAATTTATTGGTCACAGTGGGATTGGAGCATTACACTGCAGTACTGGTGGTGGAGATGATGAAGAACGTTAATGAATTAATGACCGATACCACCATTCGCAATTTATGGTTGTGGCACAGCGTAGAAGAAACCGAACACAAAGCGGTTGCCTATGACATGTATGAATATCTTTATGGCAAAGGTTTGGATGCTTATATCCCACGCATAGCGATTTTTAGTTTGAGCTTGCTACTCATCACAAGCTTCTCGAATGCCTACCAAGTGGTGTTGATGTCCAGAGATAAGCAATTACTGAATTTAAAATCGTGGGCTAAATTTGCAGGTTTCACCATGCAGGCTTATCGAAAACTGGTACCACAATTTTTCTCTTATTATCGTCGTGACTTCCATCCCAATGATACCGATGAATCTGACATCGTGGCAAAAACCAAAATCAAAATTGGTCTGTCTGCTGAGCAGTCGACTTTTATGCATTAA
- a CDS encoding winged helix-turn-helix transcriptional regulator → MKWHELGEMNCPIARTLSIFGDRWTLLIIRNAFMKTRRFDDFQKQLGITRHLLTERINRLVQHKIFEKVLYHEAPKRYEYKLTEKGLALYPIIVTMSTWGNIWQNENKQFPELRYLHKNCGHLTSPSLTCDCCKQPLDARQMSPVYVSGEDGE, encoded by the coding sequence ATGAAATGGCATGAACTCGGTGAAATGAATTGTCCAATTGCACGGACTTTGTCAATTTTTGGCGACCGTTGGACTCTGCTGATTATTCGTAATGCTTTTATGAAAACCCGTCGTTTTGATGATTTTCAAAAGCAACTCGGGATCACCCGTCATCTGCTGACCGAGCGAATTAACCGTTTGGTGCAACACAAGATTTTTGAAAAGGTGCTGTATCATGAAGCACCAAAACGTTATGAATATAAGCTGACGGAAAAAGGTTTAGCGCTGTACCCGATTATTGTCACCATGAGTACATGGGGCAATATTTGGCAGAATGAAAATAAGCAATTTCCTGAGTTACGTTATCTGCATAAAAACTGTGGGCATTTGACCAGCCCAAGCCTGACCTGTGATTGCTGCAAGCAGCCTCTTGATGCGAGACAGATGTCACCTGTTTATGTATCGGGTGAGGATGGGGAATAA